One stretch of Maylandia zebra isolate NMK-2024a linkage group LG13, Mzebra_GT3a, whole genome shotgun sequence DNA includes these proteins:
- the LOC101473342 gene encoding E3 ubiquitin-protein ligase TRIM8: MDASWKNCFEEELLCPICLNVFDEPIQLPCKHNFCKGCISEAWAKDTAAVRCPECNHDYDQKPTLEKNFKLANIVKRFNALNTEKAPPVLHCVLCRRGPPLPVRKVCLRCKEPCCQTHIQTHLQQPCAAPGHLLVDAEELSAWTCPSHEEYRLLHCEEEQVALCPFCCISHCTNQRHTVCDVDTQRIQMQAMLMRQQDRLEGRVQNIDEHLNKLESDKTLMKDAVSELKERARAQYQRMHALLEANQAETMQMLESTYNSYVRKNSQQVLQLNERRHEAEKLLSSVQTFFQKAGSLNFMKNTKPYQLLMDRSNSHLNSIIPPVRVGQLHSHHLLSDLSTKEKNLRKMLEEPFNESPLLEIVQSHSSSASSQLGTSSGIQKRKYSMAFLEANPENSQNPPPLLYSSKKPFLANQGHRASSVYASEVLSQNPHTGPGHSRLLDTSAHHMVGLGSSSSHHSGTIFPSSHFSSVGASQQAVYEGRKVLMCTCCSRAPAACARPPYPASDTFPSVTSQEFAPHAPLPASQPLQHFPMRGLMETSQTARHAEFYGLYGQSSTKHYGTK; the protein is encoded by the exons ATGGATGCAAGCTGGAAAAACTGCTTCGAAGAGGAACTTCTGTGTCCCATTTGCCTGAATGTTTTCGACGAGCCCATCCAGCTGCCGTGCAAGCACAACTTCTGCAAGGGTTGCATCTCTGAGGCTTGGGCCAAAGACACCGCCGCGGTCCGCTGTCCAGAGTGCAACCATGACTACGACCAGAAGCCCACACTGGAGAAGAACTTCAAGCTCGCCAACATAGTGAAGCGCTTCAATGCTTTGAACACTGAGAAAGCCCCCCCTGTGCTGCACTGTGTCCTCTGCAGACGAGGGCCCCCGCTGCCCGTGCGGAAAGTCTGTCTGCGTTGTAAGGAGCCCTGCTGCCAAACTCATATCCAGACGCACCTACAGCAGCCGTGTGCGGCGCCGGGACACCTGTTAGTCGATGCTGAGGAGCTGAGCGCTTGGACCTGTCCCAGTCACGAGGAGTACAGGCTGCTCCACTGTGAGGAAGAGCAGGTGGCTCTGTGTCCGTTCTGCTGCATCTCTCACTGCACTAACCAAAGACACACAGTCTGCGATGTTGATACGCAACGCATACAAATGCAG GCCATGCTAATGAGGCAGCAAGACAGACTGGAAGGTCGTGTTCAGAACATCGATGAGCACCTCAACAAGCTGGAGTCAGACAAGACACTGATGAAG GATGCAGTGTCTGAACTGAAAGAGCGTGCAAGAGCCCAGTATCAGCGGATGCATGCGCTGCTAGAAGCAAACCAGGCTGAAACCATGCAGATGCTGGAGAGCACCTACAACTCGTACGTGAGGAAGAACTCCCAGCAGGTGCTGCAGCTCAACGAGAGGCGCCACGAAGCAGAAAAACTCCTGAGCTCAGTGCAAACATTCTTCCAAAAAGCAGGCAGTTTGAATTTCATGAAG aaTACAAAACCTTATCAGCTCCTCATGGACAG gTCAAACTCACATCTGAATAGCATTATCCCTCCAGTCAGAGTGGGCCAGCTCCACTCTCATCATTTGCTGTCCGACCTGTCAACAAAAGAGAAGAACTTGCGAAAAATGCTGGAGG AACCGTTCAATGAGTCGCCTCTTCTGGAGATTGTGCAGTCTCACAGCAGCTCTGCTAGCTCCCAGTTGGGGACTAGTTCAGGAATACAGAAGAGGAAATACAGCATGGCGTTCCTGGAGGCTAACCCAGAAAACTCCCAGAATCCTCCACCTTTGCTCTACAGCAGCAAAAAACCCTTCCTGGCCAACCAAGGTCACCGGGCATCATCTGTATATGCCTCTGAAGTCCTCTCACAGAATCCTCACACTGGCCCTGGTCATAGTCGGCTCCTAGATACTTCAGCCCATCACATGGTGGGTCTAGGGTCCAGCTCTAGCCACCACTCAGGAACCATATTCCCATCCTCCCACTTCTCAAGTGTTGGTGCCTCACAACAAGCCGTGTACGAAGGGAGGAAAGTACTGATGTGTACTTGCTGCTCCAGGGCCCCTGCTGCTTGCGCCCGGCCTCCATACCCAGCGTCGGACACCTTCCCCTCTGTGACCTCTCAGGAGTTTGCCCCACATGCCCCTCTACCTGCAAGTCAGCCACTGCAGCATTTTCCCATGAGGGGACTGATGGAAACATCGCAGACAGCCAGACATGCTGAATTCTATGGGCTGTACGGCCAGTCTTCAACCAAGCATTACGGGACCAAATAA
- the sufu gene encoding suppressor of fused homolog isoform X1: MKPRVTRFIRGRGMDEVRPTSGAQAHGLVPLFPPGLQAIYGECRRLYPEQANPLQVTAIVKYWLGGPDPLDYISMYRNVGCPAQDVQEHWHYVSFGLSDLYGDNRVHEFTGPDGPSGFGFELTFRLKREVGETAPPTWPAELMQGLARYVFQSENTFCSGDHVSWHSPLDNSESRIQHMLLTEDPQMQPVQTPFGTVSFLQIVGVCTEELQAAQQWNGQGILELMRGVRVAGGPWLITDMRRGETIFEIDPQLQQERVDQGIETEGSNLSGVSAKCVWDDLSRPPEDEEDSRSICIGSQPRRLSDKDTEQIRETLRKGLEFNSKAALPPINSQKQSHERPQSRKDSLESESSAAIVPHELVRTRQLESVHLKFNQESGTLLPLCLRGRLLHGRHFTYKSINGDTAITFVSTGVEGAFATEEHPYAAHGPWLQILLTEEFVEQMLGDLQELNTRDETKLPKEYSWPEKKLKISVLPDSVFDNPLQ; the protein is encoded by the exons ATGAAACCGAG AGTAACCCGGTTTATTCGAGGTCGTGGCATGGATGAGGTACGGCCTACCAGTGGTGCACAAGCCCACGGGCTGGTGCCGCTGTTTCCTCCTGGGCTGCAGGCTATCTATGGGGAATGTCGGCGACTTTATCCCGAGCAGGCAAACCCGCTTCAAGTAACAGCTATTGTAAAATATTG GCTCGGTGGACCAGATCCGCTAGACTACATCAGTATGTATAGAAACGTAGGCTGTCCAGCTCAGGACGTCCAGGAGCATTGGCACTATGTGAGCTTTGGACTCAGTGACCTGTATGGGGATAACCGTGTTCATGA ATTTACAGGGCCAGATGGACCAAGTGGGTTTGGCTTTGAGCTCACTTTTAGACTCAAAAGAGAGGTGGGGGAGACCGCACCTCCAACATGGCCAGCTGAGCTAATGCAAGGTTTGGCTCGCTATGTCTTCCAGTCAG aaaacacattttgtagtGGTGACCATGTATCGTGGCACAGTCCACTAGACAACAGTGAATCTCGTATCCAGCATATGTTGCTTACAGAAGACCCACAGATGCAACCGGTTCAGACGCCATTTGGCACAGTGAGTTTTCTCCAG ATTGTGGGAGTATGTACAGAGGAGCTGCAGGCGGCCCAACAGTGGAATGGACAGGGTATCCTGGAGCTGATGCGTGGAGTCAGAGT AGCCGGTGGCCCCTGGCTAATCACTGACATGAGGAGAGGAGAGACCATTTTTGAAATTGATCCACAGCTACAA CAGGAGAGAGTGGACCAGGGTATCGAGACAGAAGGCTCGAACCTGAGTGGGGTCAGCGCCAAGTGTGTGTGGGACGATCTGAGTCGGCCGccagaggatgaggaggacAGTCGATCAATCTGCATTGGATCACAGCCACGCAGGCTCTCAGACAAAG ACACAGAGCAGATCAGGGAGACTCTGAGAAAAGGACTGGAGTTTAACAGCAAAGCAGCCCTACCACCTATCAACAGCCAGAAACAGAGCCACGAGAGACCGCA GAGTCGAAAGGACAGTTTGGAGAGTGAGAGCTCAGCAGCTATTGTTCCTCATGAGTTGGTCCGAACACGGCAGTTGGAGAGTGTCCATTTGAAATTCAACCAAGAGTCAGGCACACTGTTGCCCCTCTGCTTGCG GGGGCGGTTGCTCCACGGGAGACACTTCACATATAAAAGTATCAACGGAGACACGGCCATCACTTTTGTGTCTACAGGAGTTGAAGGTGCTTTTGCTACTGAAGAGCATCCCTATGCAGCCCATGGCCCCTGGCTTCAG ATTTTGTTGACTGAAGAGTTTGTGGAGCAGATGCTTGGGGATTTACAGGAACTCAACACTCGTGATGAG ACAAAGTTGCCAAAGGAGTACAGCTGGCCAGAAAAGAAGCTAAAAATCTCTGTTCTACCAGACTCTGTGTTTGATAATCCACTCCAGTGA
- the sufu gene encoding suppressor of fused homolog isoform X2 produces the protein MKPRVTRFIRGRGMDEVRPTSGAQAHGLVPLFPPGLQAIYGECRRLYPEQANPLQVTAIVKYWLGGPDPLDYISMYRNVGCPAQDVQEHWHYVSFGLSDLYGDNRVHEFTGPDGPSGFGFELTFRLKREVGETAPPTWPAELMQGLARYVFQSENTFCSGDHVSWHSPLDNSESRIQHMLLTEDPQMQPVQTPFGTVSFLQIVGVCTEELQAAQQWNGQGILELMRGVRVAGGPWLITDMRRGETIFEIDPQLQERVDQGIETEGSNLSGVSAKCVWDDLSRPPEDEEDSRSICIGSQPRRLSDKDTEQIRETLRKGLEFNSKAALPPINSQKQSHERPQSRKDSLESESSAAIVPHELVRTRQLESVHLKFNQESGTLLPLCLRGRLLHGRHFTYKSINGDTAITFVSTGVEGAFATEEHPYAAHGPWLQILLTEEFVEQMLGDLQELNTRDETKLPKEYSWPEKKLKISVLPDSVFDNPLQ, from the exons ATGAAACCGAG AGTAACCCGGTTTATTCGAGGTCGTGGCATGGATGAGGTACGGCCTACCAGTGGTGCACAAGCCCACGGGCTGGTGCCGCTGTTTCCTCCTGGGCTGCAGGCTATCTATGGGGAATGTCGGCGACTTTATCCCGAGCAGGCAAACCCGCTTCAAGTAACAGCTATTGTAAAATATTG GCTCGGTGGACCAGATCCGCTAGACTACATCAGTATGTATAGAAACGTAGGCTGTCCAGCTCAGGACGTCCAGGAGCATTGGCACTATGTGAGCTTTGGACTCAGTGACCTGTATGGGGATAACCGTGTTCATGA ATTTACAGGGCCAGATGGACCAAGTGGGTTTGGCTTTGAGCTCACTTTTAGACTCAAAAGAGAGGTGGGGGAGACCGCACCTCCAACATGGCCAGCTGAGCTAATGCAAGGTTTGGCTCGCTATGTCTTCCAGTCAG aaaacacattttgtagtGGTGACCATGTATCGTGGCACAGTCCACTAGACAACAGTGAATCTCGTATCCAGCATATGTTGCTTACAGAAGACCCACAGATGCAACCGGTTCAGACGCCATTTGGCACAGTGAGTTTTCTCCAG ATTGTGGGAGTATGTACAGAGGAGCTGCAGGCGGCCCAACAGTGGAATGGACAGGGTATCCTGGAGCTGATGCGTGGAGTCAGAGT AGCCGGTGGCCCCTGGCTAATCACTGACATGAGGAGAGGAGAGACCATTTTTGAAATTGATCCACAGCTACAA GAGAGAGTGGACCAGGGTATCGAGACAGAAGGCTCGAACCTGAGTGGGGTCAGCGCCAAGTGTGTGTGGGACGATCTGAGTCGGCCGccagaggatgaggaggacAGTCGATCAATCTGCATTGGATCACAGCCACGCAGGCTCTCAGACAAAG ACACAGAGCAGATCAGGGAGACTCTGAGAAAAGGACTGGAGTTTAACAGCAAAGCAGCCCTACCACCTATCAACAGCCAGAAACAGAGCCACGAGAGACCGCA GAGTCGAAAGGACAGTTTGGAGAGTGAGAGCTCAGCAGCTATTGTTCCTCATGAGTTGGTCCGAACACGGCAGTTGGAGAGTGTCCATTTGAAATTCAACCAAGAGTCAGGCACACTGTTGCCCCTCTGCTTGCG GGGGCGGTTGCTCCACGGGAGACACTTCACATATAAAAGTATCAACGGAGACACGGCCATCACTTTTGTGTCTACAGGAGTTGAAGGTGCTTTTGCTACTGAAGAGCATCCCTATGCAGCCCATGGCCCCTGGCTTCAG ATTTTGTTGACTGAAGAGTTTGTGGAGCAGATGCTTGGGGATTTACAGGAACTCAACACTCGTGATGAG ACAAAGTTGCCAAAGGAGTACAGCTGGCCAGAAAAGAAGCTAAAAATCTCTGTTCTACCAGACTCTGTGTTTGATAATCCACTCCAGTGA
- the sufu gene encoding suppressor of fused homolog isoform X3, with protein MDEVRPTSGAQAHGLVPLFPPGLQAIYGECRRLYPEQANPLQVTAIVKYWLGGPDPLDYISMYRNVGCPAQDVQEHWHYVSFGLSDLYGDNRVHEFTGPDGPSGFGFELTFRLKREVGETAPPTWPAELMQGLARYVFQSENTFCSGDHVSWHSPLDNSESRIQHMLLTEDPQMQPVQTPFGTVSFLQIVGVCTEELQAAQQWNGQGILELMRGVRVAGGPWLITDMRRGETIFEIDPQLQQERVDQGIETEGSNLSGVSAKCVWDDLSRPPEDEEDSRSICIGSQPRRLSDKDTEQIRETLRKGLEFNSKAALPPINSQKQSHERPQSRKDSLESESSAAIVPHELVRTRQLESVHLKFNQESGTLLPLCLRGRLLHGRHFTYKSINGDTAITFVSTGVEGAFATEEHPYAAHGPWLQILLTEEFVEQMLGDLQELNTRDETKLPKEYSWPEKKLKISVLPDSVFDNPLQ; from the exons ATGGATGAGGTACGGCCTACCAGTGGTGCACAAGCCCACGGGCTGGTGCCGCTGTTTCCTCCTGGGCTGCAGGCTATCTATGGGGAATGTCGGCGACTTTATCCCGAGCAGGCAAACCCGCTTCAAGTAACAGCTATTGTAAAATATTG GCTCGGTGGACCAGATCCGCTAGACTACATCAGTATGTATAGAAACGTAGGCTGTCCAGCTCAGGACGTCCAGGAGCATTGGCACTATGTGAGCTTTGGACTCAGTGACCTGTATGGGGATAACCGTGTTCATGA ATTTACAGGGCCAGATGGACCAAGTGGGTTTGGCTTTGAGCTCACTTTTAGACTCAAAAGAGAGGTGGGGGAGACCGCACCTCCAACATGGCCAGCTGAGCTAATGCAAGGTTTGGCTCGCTATGTCTTCCAGTCAG aaaacacattttgtagtGGTGACCATGTATCGTGGCACAGTCCACTAGACAACAGTGAATCTCGTATCCAGCATATGTTGCTTACAGAAGACCCACAGATGCAACCGGTTCAGACGCCATTTGGCACAGTGAGTTTTCTCCAG ATTGTGGGAGTATGTACAGAGGAGCTGCAGGCGGCCCAACAGTGGAATGGACAGGGTATCCTGGAGCTGATGCGTGGAGTCAGAGT AGCCGGTGGCCCCTGGCTAATCACTGACATGAGGAGAGGAGAGACCATTTTTGAAATTGATCCACAGCTACAA CAGGAGAGAGTGGACCAGGGTATCGAGACAGAAGGCTCGAACCTGAGTGGGGTCAGCGCCAAGTGTGTGTGGGACGATCTGAGTCGGCCGccagaggatgaggaggacAGTCGATCAATCTGCATTGGATCACAGCCACGCAGGCTCTCAGACAAAG ACACAGAGCAGATCAGGGAGACTCTGAGAAAAGGACTGGAGTTTAACAGCAAAGCAGCCCTACCACCTATCAACAGCCAGAAACAGAGCCACGAGAGACCGCA GAGTCGAAAGGACAGTTTGGAGAGTGAGAGCTCAGCAGCTATTGTTCCTCATGAGTTGGTCCGAACACGGCAGTTGGAGAGTGTCCATTTGAAATTCAACCAAGAGTCAGGCACACTGTTGCCCCTCTGCTTGCG GGGGCGGTTGCTCCACGGGAGACACTTCACATATAAAAGTATCAACGGAGACACGGCCATCACTTTTGTGTCTACAGGAGTTGAAGGTGCTTTTGCTACTGAAGAGCATCCCTATGCAGCCCATGGCCCCTGGCTTCAG ATTTTGTTGACTGAAGAGTTTGTGGAGCAGATGCTTGGGGATTTACAGGAACTCAACACTCGTGATGAG ACAAAGTTGCCAAAGGAGTACAGCTGGCCAGAAAAGAAGCTAAAAATCTCTGTTCTACCAGACTCTGTGTTTGATAATCCACTCCAGTGA
- the mettl18 gene encoding histidine protein methyltransferase 1 homolog: MSFCFNFDLPAQTTGPGDVDGNELQHGNKDHAVVSVEDGPKPAQPVKEASEHFPPSDPQFLLMDAIFETVTVGTLPPLHFLNETVFEKTASEREDSEKILSRTAEQKSDLISGVYEGGLKVWECTYDLLELIEKDGETFGGKAVLDLGCGAGLLGILALKRGASQVHFQDYNSTVIEQLTVPNVMLNCQEDDEVDSEDDKEGSGKGKMKEKDCSKKKAKGQKEVTENSPPPKKQAIDLAQHPLLTRCHFYSGDWSTFLALVLKADPPPKYDLIFTSETIYNTAYYPALHETLRKLLAPDGLVYLATKSHYFGVGGGLHLFETFVEQRDVFSVDHLWDGEEGLQRHVVVLRFKKSKDA, encoded by the coding sequence GTAGAGGACGGCCCCAAACCAGCACAACCAGTAAAAGAGGCCAGCGAGCACTTTCCGCCATCCGATCCACAGTTCCTCCTTATGGATGCCATCTTTGAAACGGTTACAGTTGgaactcttcctcctctgcacttCCTCAATGAGACTGTTTTTGAGAAGACTGCGTCAGAGAGAGAGGACAGCGAAAAAATTCTTTCACGCACAGCGGAGCAGAAGTCTGACCTCATCTCTGGTGTGTACGAGGGAGGGCTGAAGGTGTGGGAGTGCACGTATGACCTTCTGGAGTTGATTGAGAAAGATGGAGAGACCTTTGGGGGGAAGGCGGTTTTGGATTTGGGCTGTGGCGCAGGGCTGCTGGGAATACTGGCTCTGAAGAGGGGAGCCAGTCAGGTCCACTTCCAAGATTATAACAGTACAGTCATTGAACAGCTCACAGTGCCAAATGTAATGCTAAACTGCCAAGAGGATGATGAAGTAGACAGTGAAGATGACAAAGAAGGGAGTGGTAAGGGAAAAATGAAGGAGAAAGACTGTTCTAAAAAGAAGGCGAAAGGGCAGAAGGAGGTCACAGAAAACAGCCCACCTCCTAAGAAGCAAGCCATAGACTTAGCCCAGCACCCATTACTAACCAGGTGTCATTTTTACTCTGGTGACTGGAGCACATTTCTCGCTTTGGTTCTAAAGGCAGATCCACCACCCAAATATGATCTTATATTCACATCAGAGACTATCTACAACACTGCGTACTACCCTGCTCTACACGAGACCCTGCGCAAACTGTTGGCACCAGATGGTCTGGTCTACCTCGCCACCAAATCCCACTACTTTGGTGTAGGTGGTGGACTACATCTCTTTGAAACATTTGTGGAGCAGAGGGATGTTTTCTCTGTGGATCATCTGTGGGATGGAGAAGAAGGACTTCAGAGACATGTAGTAGTACTGCGTTTTAAAAAGTCAAAGGACGCTTGA